A portion of the Homo sapiens chromosome 16, GRCh38.p14 Primary Assembly genome contains these proteins:
- the NDUFAB1 gene encoding acyl carrier protein, mitochondrial precursor, with protein sequence MASRVLSAYVSRLPAAFAPLPRVRMLAVARPLSTALCSAGTQTRLGTLQPALVLAQVPGRVTQLCRQYSDMPPLTLEGIQDRVLYVLKLYDKIDPEKLSVNSHFMKDLGLDSLDQVEIIMAMEDEFGFEIPDIDAEKLMCPQEIVDYIADKKDVYE encoded by the exons ATGGCGTCTCGTGTCCTTTCAGCCTATGTCAGCCGCCTGCCCGCGGCCTTTGCGCCGCTGCCCCGGGTCCGGATGCTGGCCGTGGCCCGGCCTCTCAGCACCGCTCTCTGCTCCGCGGGGACCCAGACGAGGCTCGGGACTTTGCAGCCGGCCTTAGTGCTCGCGCAG GTTCCTGGTAGAGTTACACAGTTGTGCCGCCAGTATAGCGACATGCCTCCTTTGACGTTAGAGGGCATCCAGGACCGTGTTCTTTACGTATTGAAACTCTATGACAAGATTGACCCAGAGAAG CTTTCAGTAAATTCTCATTTTATGAAAGACCTGGGCTTAGACAGTTTGGACCAAGTGGAGATTATCATGGCCATGGAAGACGAATTTG ggtttgAAATTCCTGATATAGATGCTGAAAAGTTAATGTGTCCACAAGAAATTGTAGATTACATTGCAGATAAGAAGGATGTATATGAATAA
- the NDUFAB1 gene encoding acyl carrier protein, mitochondrial isoform X1 → MASRVLSAYVSRLPAAFAPLPRVRMLAVARPLSTALCSAGTQTRLGTLQPALVLAQVTRGDFAAAWQGDPVRRSSKTFQEAMLEGHGVPGRVTQLCRQYSDMPPLTLEGIQDRVLYVLKLYDKIDPEKLSVNSHFMKDLGLDSLDQVEIIMAMEDEFGFEIPDIDAEKLMCPQEIVDYIADKKDVYE, encoded by the exons ATGGCGTCTCGTGTCCTTTCAGCCTATGTCAGCCGCCTGCCCGCGGCCTTTGCGCCGCTGCCCCGGGTCCGGATGCTGGCCGTGGCCCGGCCTCTCAGCACCGCTCTCTGCTCCGCGGGGACCCAGACGAGGCTCGGGACTTTGCAGCCGGCCTTAGTGCTCGCGCAGGTGACTCGTGGTGACTTTGCTGCCGCTTGGCAAGG AGATCCAGTTAGAAGGAGCAGCAAGACCTTCCAGGAGGCCATGCTGGAAGGACATGGG GTTCCTGGTAGAGTTACACAGTTGTGCCGCCAGTATAGCGACATGCCTCCTTTGACGTTAGAGGGCATCCAGGACCGTGTTCTTTACGTATTGAAACTCTATGACAAGATTGACCCAGAGAAG CTTTCAGTAAATTCTCATTTTATGAAAGACCTGGGCTTAGACAGTTTGGACCAAGTGGAGATTATCATGGCCATGGAAGACGAATTTG ggtttgAAATTCCTGATATAGATGCTGAAAAGTTAATGTGTCCACAAGAAATTGTAGATTACATTGCAGATAAGAAGGATGTATATGAATAA